One stretch of Juglans microcarpa x Juglans regia isolate MS1-56 chromosome 3D, Jm3101_v1.0, whole genome shotgun sequence DNA includes these proteins:
- the LOC121255318 gene encoding uncharacterized protein LOC121255318: MSAAGSPLSSPEFISYLLAGLNSDYDAFVTSVTAHVEPLSSEELYSLILTHENRLSHSNHLPTPTNFSAHFASNSSTHGRGFNRGFSSRGSYRGRGQGRTPSGSHQSPNSPPSLPHNKPTCQICGKVGHRAIHCYSRFDHSLQSDPPKNLSAHYTTSNSSPDLSWYPDTAATNNLISNLSNLNIQSSPYGGNDQI, translated from the coding sequence ATGAGTGCTGCTGGTTCCCCCCTTTCCTCTCCTGAATTCATCTCCTATCTTCTTGCTGGCTTAAACAGTGATTACGATGCTTTTGTGACCTCTGTCACAGCTCATGTTGAACCACTCTCCTCCGAAGAATTATACAGCCTCATACTCACTCATGAAAATCGTCTCTCTCACTCCAACCACCTTCCTACCCCAACAAATTTCTCGGCACATTTTGCCTCAAATTCTTCCACTCATGGTCGAGGCTTCAATCGCGGTTTCTCCTCTCGAGGTAGCTACCGTGGTCGTGGCCAAGGTCGCACACCTTCTGGTTCTCATCAATCACCTAACTCTCCACCTTCTCTACCCCACAACAAACCAACCTGCCAAATTTGTGGCAAAGTTGGCCACCGTGCCATCCATTGCTACTCCAGGTTTGATCATTCTCTTCAAAGTGATCCTCCCAAAAACTTATCCGCACACTACACTACTTCCAACTCATCTCCTGACTTGTCTTGGTATCCTGACACCGCTGCTACAAATAatctcatttcaaatttatcaaATCTTAACATTCAATCCTCCCCTTATGGTGGCAATGATCAAATCTGA